A region of the Montipora foliosa isolate CH-2021 chromosome 8, ASM3666993v2, whole genome shotgun sequence genome:
ATACTCTCTTAATTTAAAATTAGCTGAAGAACCTATCTATGCCTTAGGTACCCACTTTTCCTATAATGAGCAACTTGTGGCACAGAACGTTTTTGATCGCCTCGATCCTTTAAGAAGAATTTTAAACATCTGGTCATCGAGAGATATACGGCAGAATAAATAGAGTAAAAACGATGCCAATTTCAAAACTACCGTAGTGCACACACCGGAATCCTTCACTACTGTTGCAGGGCTCAAAGTTAGCGACCAAATGGTCGGACATGCGACTAAATATTTGTTGTGCGCCTAAAAAAATCATGTGTGATCGCACTCGCGCGTCTTAAAAGCTAAAGTACAGTGCGATTGAATTTCGTGTCTAGTTTCTCACCTGACTATACTTGCGTTCCCCGAGTGGTACGTCACGAAACAGAAACATCAATCAACAGATATAAAGATATATACTAGTTGTGCCATGCGGCAagtgccaacgaggcaaaattgTTTCATGTCTCTGGAATGTACGAAAGTTTGACACagaggtaaaattattttactataAATGAAAGTAGGAAAGGAAGAGTGTGAAGTAACTCTGATAAGAGTCTTGGTCTTGAAGGCACAATTTGAGGAATTCCATAATTTCAAAGTGTGTAAATGTTGAGGGAGTATTACTTACGTTCGAAGCAATATCTTGTGATGTTGAAGTGTTACCTTAGGTTTACTGGTTGTTTGAGTATTGTTTGAATAAATGTGCACATgaattttcgtttcattttttgattcaatcaaaaaaagataaatacaaCAAACGTATGAAGGTTTTTGACTGAGCCCTTGGATATTACATCGATTACACTTTATTTACACACTTTGAGAGTGTTCTGTCTGAGTCCAAATTTTAACGTAAAAACGTTATACTCTTTGTCCAGAGAAAGGTGGATTGCTTTTGTAGTGGTATACACTGTCTCTGGTTGAGAATTTActataaaacaagaaaatgaaggTTTGATTATCGAGCAACTGCTGCCATAAAGAATAAGTGACACTCTGCGGTGAACATAAACCATGACAACTTAAATGGTATGCTGAAAGTTAACTATCAGTATAAACACAAGCTCAACTATTACACTGATGGCGTAAAAACGTTCGGCAGTCCCGTGTAGGGAATGTGTTTCATCGGCGCAACTCAAACTTTCACGCACGTGGTGATGAAggttataataacaataataataacagcactGAAAAGCAATGTCTGCTAAGCTAAAGAACCCAACATTTAGTTGTCGGCTTGTAACGGTGATTAACCAGATAATAAATGTACTGAACGCAATAATCAAGCAATATTGTCTTCCCCCGCTTTGTCCAAGTTGTGAGTGGTTTTAATTACGCAACGCTGGAGTTcaaggacaattctttgtgctataagaagatgtgttatagtaatttgttcaattctttGATCTGAAGTCTTTAAAAACGTGGCAATCGACGAAAGAAAGCACTGGTTTAAAACTGACAagcgaacacgctggttcgaaatTGACAATGGAACACGCTGGTTCGCAagcgaacacgctggttcgaatCGACAAGCGAACACGCTCGTTCTGTCCGAAATTTGTAGGTATAACCCTATTCCTTGATCAGCCGCTGCTTACAATTCAATTTACAAACACGTAAGGCAACTACAAACGCCTCCAATCTCACTAGCTGAATCGTCCGCTGAAACAACACACAAACCACACGGTGGAAGCGACACATGTAAAAACGTGACGTCACTACCCAAATATGGAGTATTACTTACACCCAAATAGGATCAAAAAAGGGTCCCTTACGCTGAGATGAGATTTTTCTTCTGTACTCACGTACGACTCTATGATTTGCCAACTCGACGGCCGACCCTCTGGGGTCGGCCGCCTCGTTGGCAATAACAAAATGTGGCcctaaataataaagttaaattATATTCCTTTCGTCAGTGTGTGTTTGTTTGTCGTCAGTTTTCTCAACAAATTCTCCCAACGCCGGTGAAGGTCCATTTTCCCTGTTGATGTTTCATTCCATCCTATACTCTTCTGTTTTGTGAAAAGTCCGCTGACACATGCAAATGAAGACTACGAATAAAGCACAGGCTTATTGCGCATGTTAAAGGTTTGTGATAATGGAAGGTCAAGAGAGGGTCAACAATATGAACCTTTtacttcaaattaaaaaaattgttaaaaaagtgAATTATATCCCAGTTAAGTCATCGCGCTTGTATTGTCTTTTATCCAACAATTTTCCGTTATAAAAAGCCAGCCTTCACATTCTACAAAAGCGAGTAAATGATACTGCATCACTATATCAGTCCACGATAATGCTAAAGAGGATCAGCCAAcgagcaagaaaagaaaaagtatACAAATTTCAAAGAGCGGGGTTAAACGAATTCGAGTAGCTAGAGGGAAAGAATTTATGTGTTGCAGATACTGTAAAACTTTCCCGTGCATTCATCCACTTCATCCTTAGTCAAtggttccctgctagcagaggtctcttttcttttgtgttaactgggctgacgagtacgggaaaagagacctctgccatgggtcgaaagcATGTGTGGCGGATACTTAGCGATCGAATCCTCACCTCATGCTTTATGTTGTCAGCAGAATTGCTGTAAAGATATGTGCGAGACATGGCTGCCTACGACATCGCCGTCAAATGTGCAGAATTTATTTGTCATTTGCGAGTTTGATCTTGGTGACCTGATGGAATCATTGGAGTACTCGTCTATTATCAATTATGAAGTTGTGTATCTGTTACAGTTTTCAAGTATATTTTCTTTCGTTACAAGTGTACATTGGAAAAGGAAATACATGATGGAAACGTACTTTAACATGATAACAGGTAACAATAATTGGCCGTTGAAATTGAGAAGTCAAGTTGATTTAAAAATCACAAGAATTTTATCGCTGTCTCAAACGAAAAGTAAGTCAGCCTTActagagggtctcaatggggttaaccgttagACGTAAAACGGCCAAAAATTTAGCCGGTAGGCGtaaaaatgagagaattttagccgttacagtatgttgcccagtatccggacacttcAGTTTAGAAATGTTGTAACTTTCCTTCCTTAGTCGCAAGAGTTCTGAAATTTGGCCCAAAGACAGTCTATTTAGTCTGTAATATgacgaaaaaatatttaagttttttacCTTCGTATCCGTcatgaaattaatatttttgcagagctcgaatgttgcccagtatccggacagcgtgcccagtatccggacactacaagaacaacgtaattaaacaTAAATTTGGACAGGAAAGCGACTTTTAAGCCCATCTTGCTCTTTCAAAGTAGTCTGGCATCCgattccaaaaatataaatcggCTTGGGAACCTAGcatcttgaaacaaaacataataaatTACTAGGGTATGGTGGGGAGAACTACGCGAGCGGCTGATCAAGGATAGTCTAGGGCTGtgaagagaaaagacaaaaaaagaaactaacaaaagcgatttatttttgttcttttccctataacatccttttcaaatgtttatttttaataagtcTTGTCCGGATAGTGTACGCAGCTAATTCAAGGATTTTGcacgacaaagaaaacactgtccggatactgggtaTCCGACATCCAAAACTTAGTTAATGTTTATGGCCTCCGTTATTCCAAACCAGTAATATTTTAAAGctaattattgcattttttgaaaatttaacttctttaagtatcctaacctcaaatattttaaaatttctttgaaactatcacatTTTACAAGCCTATATTTGAACAGCACTAGTTTTACTGCGCAGTAAACAGCGTAAATAGTAGCCATGAAAATTTGACTCACCTGAACAGAACGGCACCTTCTGCAACTGTTTCTCAAGCTGTGAGCCCGCCAAAACTTGGGTTTCAAAGCTGGAATGTTCGGCTTTCTTTCGGAATACTTCGTTTACCAAAAATTAAGAAGGGCTCCCGAAAAATTGAGTTTTCGTTTtaagtgtccggatactggtactgtccggatactgggcaacatactgtagccgtaaaaaaaattaaaaaaattaaccgtaAAAAAAATCTAACCACAACCGTGAAGGCCTCAAGATCTTTTTATGAGTCTGATGTGTTATGCGTTTTTGTGTTCTGGCAGCGAGAAAAGCCGATCGAAACCGGAAATGTCGGAAGTGTCTACACAATTTATGTCGTGGCGCGAGTTGACAGACGTTTTGACAGCTCGCGACCTTCCTTTACGACCTTCATGCCGAAAGGCCAGACTGGTTGCGATGGCTGTAGTGAAAGCAATATTAAGTTTTTATCGCAGTGGGGAAGAAAAGCCTGTAGAACGATACAAGACCAGAGTAAAAGTCACGGAAGAACACAAATTACTTTCTTCATTCAGAAAAAATGTTATCGAGTTTCTTAGGATAAACGAGCAAGCACAAAAATTCGGCTTGGGTTCCTATGAATTAAAATTATGGCGCCTGGTGAAAAGCAATGGCAAAACGGCGGAGAATTTGGGCATAACCACACAACAGCAGCTGGATCTGGAATTGCCTTTCTTGCTAGGCTCAGAGGGGGAAAGCGAGCTCAACGGTAAGAAGTccgtaatttgaataaaaaggaCTTTATTTAAGATGGTATTTAGAGATTGCTGCTAGCAGGCACATGGTCATACTTACGTAATCGCCAGTCAAGAACTGACTGGGCTCTGTAGTTTTCTAATTTCTGTATTGAATTCTGTGAAAAGCCTTGTCTTACAACAATTTTAATGCGCTAAGTTATTAGGTGCTGCAAAATACCGATGAAATACAAGGTAAACAAAACGTCCAGGAAATCGATGCAGCAAAATGTGCCGGTGTAATTTTAAACGCTCAGTGCCCGATCAAAGAACAATAGCGATAGGCGCCGTGAATGCAAGCTGACACAATTTTTATTGACCAGGATGAAAAACGCGGGTCACCTTTAATAACTCATACAATTTAGACTATAATTCAATAATCTTTTTTCAGTTCATGTGGTACAGTCTGTCATTCAATGGGGGAAGAACCCTGTCGTGGTGATAAAACAACAAGATGACCATGTCAAGTCTGTCAAAAAAAGCAAACCTCAAAACGCAAAGGATGGATCAACTAAAAGGAAATCACGACAAGACGCAAAAGATGACAGACTTCTTATAAAGAAACTTAAAGAAGATGATGCAATGGCTGTCCGAAGCGATCGTCAACAGAGTGAGCTACGTGCGCTAAATGCAGGTACAATATCTTAAAATTATAACAATATTAAAACCCGTTTTTACAAAAATGTCTTACAGCTAAATGTAAAAAGGCATATCGGAGTTATGTACGTATGATTTTACGAAAAAGGCCATATACGGCTCcttctatatatttttttataatttgtttCAGAGCTTGAGAAACTTAAAGGTTCGACAGCCATCAATGAGGCAAAACTCGAATGCGGTCTTTGCTGCAAGTCGTACTCCGTCCCACTTGATAGAAAGACGGCAGGAAAAGtatcatttttcaaaacaagtaaGTATTTTCGTGATAACACAACATGACACAACAACAGGCTGGTATGTGCGCTTTGCTAAATAAGTCTTTTAAGTTACCTTAAGAActtaaattgtaaatttaaaaacgtcCTTTAATAAGTTTATAGTGTCAGAATTTCCATATGTGATCGGAATAGGTAACACCCTGCACGGTATCCCATCCGGCCATTCTGTAAAACAGCAGTATGTCACGCATATGTTTGTAAactgcgttttttttttgttatagcccacttcAATGAATGTCAAAAAAAGAGAGCCGGAGTAAAGGGAGTTAGGACGTTAGAGAACTTCTTTGCCAAAGCAGCTGCACAACGTTTACCTGAACCTACAAGCTCTATTCTGCCCGTATCGAATGAAGATGAACAGGATCAATTTGACGGCGCGGACGCAATTGTTTCTGAGAAGTAATACTGCTTTCCTATGAATTTTGTTACTGTTTACGTTAGTTTATGTCACAGTCGTTTGTTTATTTTCTGGATAAGATTGGTTATTGCTACACAAGAGCGAATAAGACTTTGACAGTTTCTTATTTTTGCTAGACGACCTATTACGGTCTATTACATCGGGTAATATTGAATTAGATGTAAAAATGTCTAGGAAATAACAGTTAATAAACATCAATTTACCTGATGTCGTAAAGAGTTCAGTGTGTGTTCTTTTATATAGTGCTACGAGATAAGTTAATTGATCATGAAGATTAACGACTTGATCAATCGTAACAAATTAGTTTCACGACGTAGCAGATGACCACTAGGATAGATTGACTAAGAAACTACTTACAATAAATTTGGAGGACCTAGTCGACCTAGTGTTTTTCATTTACAGTGAAAGCGATGACTTTGATATCGGTAGTCCATCAGCTACGGCATTCCCAGCTGACTTGGAAGAAGGAGACTGCGGTGAAGAAAAAATAGAATGCGGGTCTGTTGAGTCCGAAAGCGACAAAAGCGACGTCCCTACCTCGAATGACGAAGACGACACGGAGGATCTTACAGCTGATGATCTGATATCCTGCACTGTGTAAGATTTACCAATGAACTTTGGTGCTTTTCTTACGGCCGCATTAGATGAATGCATCTTCATCCAAAGGGTTGCAATTtccaaaggtaaaattttattcaactgatttttgttttattggGCTCCACAGATGCGTAGAGAGAGCTCATCcattggccgagaaactaaATAAACTAATAAAAGAAGGAAAGATTCCCGAGGAATGCCTGTTTTACAAGTATCTTAATGACACGACATCATTTGCCATGATTGACTCAAGCAAAGCGTCAGATTTCCATTGGGATCATGAAGTCTGTGAGTTTTTTGAAACTGTTAAGTACCTAGGTGGTCAAAGAACGAGGAATTTTCTTCGAGGCCCAGGATTTCATGGAACTGGACGTGggggaaaaaaacagtttacgACCTTTGCAGATTTCAATCTCTGTGGTCCATCCCATAATGTTTCCAATCGCTGTAAGGCAGGCTATACAACAGATAGTGGGATAATTAAGCCCCATTTGCAATCTTTTCATGTGTTTTCTAGCCATCCAAAAGCTGACATTAATTACTTAGTGAGCAGTGATCAAGTACAGGTTATAGGTGTCTCACTTACTATGGACGGGACAGCCCTTAAGCCAGGACTAGAATTCGATACCAGGCAGAAAAGGATAATCGGGCTAACCTACAAAGTTGACTGGAATTATGTCTGCGACAACCCTGTTCCTAAACCTGAAGAAATAAAAGCGAATCTGATTACGAGTGCCGAAGTTACCTTTATGACGTCCGTCGACAATAGCTCCACGATGCCAATTGGTGTTCATTACCATCCAAAGTCAGTATCTGGACGGACATTCTATCACAAATGCTTGGGATGGCAAAAACTGTACAGGCCTGTGATCGATGCTTGAATAAACAGCCTGCGAAGAACCACATTGTTACACATAATACTTCGCTGTGCAACAGTACTAAATGTGACAGATGTCTTCAAATGAAAGCTGTGTGTCAAGAATGCCAACGGAAGGGTCATTTATCTTATCTACCTGCACTCAGAAGCTGCGAATCCTGCCTAGAGGAGTCGGTGCAATGTCGAAAAGTTGCAGTCCTGGCTGTTGTTACAGACTGTGAAGAGTGCAATAAGCAGGCCCTTCTAGAAATCCAAAAGATgtctgaaaacaacacaatgccGCCGGAACTTCTCCTGCTGACGCCACTTCCTGACGTTGTTCACATCGGCAAAAGTCTCAAATGCAGCTGGTCGAACTGGTTCATAGATCTGAATGGACAAATGTCTAATCTAGTATTAATCCGCACATTAAGAGACTCGACAGATTCGGATGTCCGCAAACCGCTAAGAAAAATGCTCACCTTGGAATGCGTACGAAATAAAGATAGGATGGCAGTGGAACCAATAGTGCGACTTTCCAGGCCTGAGGTGATAGAAGTGTTGAGTAAGGTGTCGCTTGTGGTACACACTCTGGTTCCGGAAAAGTATAGATTTTGGGCCTCGAATCAAAAAGGGGTTTGTTGCCATCCTGTTGCCATCTGCCCGGGACCTCTTGGTAGTGTTTTGGCCCTGGATTACGACTTTGACACCTCTTGCTCTCGCCTGCTCAAAATAAGGCTTCACCAACCAGCTGATGTAGCAGAACTGCAGAATGGGCTTAAAGATTCGAGAGATCTATGTTTCAGCAGAGGTGTAGCCTATATAGCAGAGCGCGGTAATGCGTGCATAAGATTTGAAGACCTCAACGGAAAGGTTAGGCTAAACCCCAACTCTCTACGCTCACGTGCTGATTTGGAGAGAACGCTAACTGACTATAATCTGTCAATCGAGGGAACCGTCCCTACTCTACGAAATCGTCTTTCTCAGCACTTGTTGCAGCTAGAAGCCAGAGTGACGAAGAACATGTTGCAAACTGATGTGCCGCTTTCGATGCCTGCAGCTGTGTGTGTGGCCAGCGACGACTTGTTACTGTGTGCTGATGATGGTCACCGAGTTGTTTATCAGATTCAGCTGGAACGGAATGGGGTTACAATAAACGGAAAATTACGGAAACTAATAGGCTATCCAGAGGGCATTCATCGCTTGGAGTCGCTTACACTGTCTGATTCTTCAGTTGTGTACTCCGCTGCGGCAAAAAGTCCCCATTGTAACGGTGGCCTGTACTGTTTTGACATCGAATCCAGCGAGGTAACAAATGTGCTTGGAAACATGACTGACAACTGCAGAGAGATCAAGAAAGTAGCAAGATTCAAGGAAACACTAGTTTTTACAGATGTTGGGTGTCGACAAGTAAAGCGGTACAATCCAACGACCAAGGAAGTCGAAACTCTTGCTGGAGATGGTTGCGAAGGAGCGCAAGACGGGACTGAAAAAAGCTGCAGCTTCGTTCAAGTGCACGGCGTATGCAGTGTTTCAGATTCAGTTTTTACAACGGATGCCGCGGCAGGGAAAATCAAGCTTTTGACGGGTTTGTCAGGAACAACCGACTTTTTAAAACACCTTGGCATTCTTTATGACACATTTGGTATTACTTGCAAAGCTGCTACCTCTCAGCCAATTACGCCAGAGCAGGTCATTCAGAATCTGAACACAGTAGATGGGTACATCAAAGCTACAGTCATGAATGTCAAGGAAACCAACAACCTCAAGGAGAACTCAACAACGAACGGTCCTCAAGGAACAGTGTCCCAGAAAACACAAACCTCTATTGAGCTTCTACTGAATGGTGTGAAGAGCCTTGTGAGCAAAGTAACAGTTGTTAATCCAAGCTACAAAGATACTATCGACTGGAAAACATTACTAACCACAATAGTAGAGAATTTACTCGCCGTTTCGCATTTTAAACATGAGACATTTGATGTTCTTCAATATGCCACAGACTTTGGCACCATATAAAAGGAGTCGTTGAAGCGAATTACGAAGTGGGGGGCGAAATACTTCACGCATCCATCTTCATACTACCCAGTGCCACAGACTGGGATGGCGTTCAAGGACATACAGTACATGACACCACTTCCTCCTGACGAGCTTtcaaaaagagaggaagagacAATGAAAGATTGGGTGGAGAACTACCGTCCTGTTCGTCAGAGAACCGTGAGGAGTGAGACAACAAAAGATAAAGCAGGAGCTCTTCCCCCAGCAGTATGTTCCAATTCAAATACTGATGTCACTACAAGGGTCTCCTTTCAAGCTGACCAAGTTGAAGAAACGCCCGCTGTCTCCTCTGATATGCCCTCTGCTGTCACCGATGTGCCTGTGTTGAACTTTGTAAGCGATGCTACTGTACCACAGCTAACGCTCGCGTCAACTGCAGATTATAACCAGGTGGAGGAGTACGAGAGCGATTCCGATGACAGTGACAATGATGTCGATATTGATTCCGAAGAACTGGTCATTGGAAAGCCAGTGATGACAAGATCTGGGAGACAAGTCAGGGTCTGGACAAGGTTTGACGTTTAGAGTAAGACGCGCACAAAATGGTAAGCCAGGCCATACAAAACTGTTAATTAAAGCCTTGTTATTCATATAGAATTGTCCAAAGACTTTCAGTATGTtctaaaacaatggaaattaTTGTTAAACTTCTTAAAACAATAGCAATTAGCTTTCACAAGTCAAGTTAACCGtaatagaaaaaaattaaccgttagccgtaaaaaagccaaaattttaACCGTTAACCGTAAAAGCCActaccccattgagaccctcttactagttaaaacaaaaaacacgggattaaaaaaaaattacaaaaaccgAAGATGACGTAATAATGTCTTAGTTCTGCTTTTCTGTTGGTCCCAGTATTTTAAGCTGTGCTACTAAAGTTTTCTGCTGTGCGACTAAAATTTTGGCAGTGCGCCTAGAAATATACTCTTCGTAGCAGAAGTGATCCCAAAACCAGAAAGAAACTGTTGTCGAATGTCGGTAGAACACTCCTCTTTCTTTGTAACTACGATTTTAAAGATCTGAAATTAAATGTAAACTTACCCATTTTCTACGAGGACATTATTCTGCACTGGCAAGACCTAAATAGAGCGGTTCTGTTGAACCAAGTCGTTTAGAATTATAGATTTATCAAAATCAGCAAGTCGTCTGTGTATTACAGAAACTGGCAACAAGCAGGAATCCCAATAGTTTCCAATTTGTTCGATGAGAGTCGAAATCGTTTTCCACCCTTTAACTCTTTCTTGTAAAAATTTAAGATTAAGTGTAACTTCGTACAATATCATGGTCTTCTCTCTCTATTGCAAAGCAGTAAATAATGCCAAACCcctttttcaaagtttttgtcaACCTCGTGGCAGAAAAGCTAGAAATTTAAAGGTACATAGCATTCATCTCAAACAAACGCAGTGCCTTTCTGGAAAAGTGGTCTGATTTTGAAGAGTTATAGTATTGTTCGTTTGTCAGCTTTGTGCAAATAACCTTTTGCCTGTATGTTGTAATTGTAAGTGTTAGCAAAATCGTAAATGAAAGTAATCATTGTATAGTTGGTAAATCTGTGTATTCGTTGTATTTGTAATTAAATAAAGGAGAAAAATAACACTAAAAAGCAAATCATTTGATTCTAAGCTTAACGAAATGCCTGGTAGTCAGACCCAGGTGGCAGCCGTGGTTATATTCCTATTGATGCGGAAATGGATGCGAAGTTGAGAGACCGCTGAGTGCTCGTagtcaacaatgttgaaagagtgGGGTAAACGGCTTCAACGTCATTCAACATTCgagataacaaaagaaatgttgaatggttgttgaagcaaattttaaacgcttttaaagtCATtgaacatcgattcaacttcggtGCAACATGCTTCAACACGGCAAAGGGTTAAAGCAAACGTTGAAGCAATTTGCTCGGGCCTTTAACATTGTTTGAAGGCCTTTTGCAGATCTAGGGAAGATCACTAGATCGTCCGCATCTAAGGGACAATTGATACATTTTTCACCTAATAAACTAATTGCCATGTTGAGGCTACAAGACGTATATATACCGCTTTATATTGGTGGCTATTCTCGATTCGGGCAGAGTCAGAAACCGACGGACACcaagaaaacaatttattttctcCTAGCGCTACTTATATAACACGGCGTCTCAAATCGCATTTAGTTTTGTATCACGCGATCCATCCATTACATAGGAAGGATTACgcttttgcaaacgttggccgtgcagcacttatatttgaacaaacttaactgattagagtgtaatgtaaagtgctagatttctaccccatatgaaccatgtgagcgtctGAATCAgctctactaatggaaatgggtccacacaaggtTTATATGGGGTATAAATCTAgcatttcacattacactctaatcagttaagtttgttc
Encoded here:
- the LOC137968362 gene encoding uncharacterized protein, with product MKAVCQECQRKGHLSYLPALRSCESCLEESVQCRKVAVLAVVTDCEECNKQALLEIQKMSENNTMPPELLLLTPLPDVVHIGKSLKCSWSNWFIDLNGQMSNLVLIRTLRDSTDSDVRKPLRKMLTLECVRNKDRMAVEPIVRLSRPEVIEVLSKVSLVVHTLVPEKYRFWASNQKGVCCHPVAICPGPLGSVLALDYDFDTSCSRLLKIRLHQPADVAELQNGLKDSRDLCFSRGVAYIAERGNACIRFEDLNGKVRLNPNSLRSRADLERTLTDYNLSIEGTVPTLRNRLSQHLLQLEARVTKNMLQTDVPLSMPAAVCVASDDLLLCADDGHRVVYQIQLERNGVTINGKLRKLIGYPEGIHRLESLTLSDSSVVYSAAAKSPHCNGGLYCFDIESSEVTNVLGNMTDNCREIKKVARFKETLVFTDVGCRQVKRYNPTTKEVETLAGDGCEGAQDGTEKSCSFVQVHGVCSVSDSVFTTDAAAGKIKLLTGLSGTTDFLKHLGILYDTFGITCKAATSQPITPEQVIQNLNTVDGYIKATVMNVKETNNLKENSTTNGPQGTVSQKTQTSIELLLNGVKSLVSKVTVVNPSYKDTIDWKTLLTTIVENLLAVSHFKHETFDVLQYATDFGTI